Proteins from one Verrucomicrobiia bacterium genomic window:
- the lpxA gene encoding acyl-ACP--UDP-N-acetylglucosamine O-acyltransferase yields the protein MIHPTAHVHPKAKLASNVQIGPGVIIDEHVTIGENCEIRAHAVITGHTTIGNHNQIGYGAIIGAEPQDHAFDFKTISYVRMGDHNIIREYATIHRGTQPETATEIGNHCFLMGSSHLAHNCKVKDGAILANHALCAGYVEIGEKAFISGNTVIHQFCRVGRMGMLRGGGRISKDIPPFMIGDATNRLMGLNSVALKRAQFSLETRMALKRLYHELFLSEKNLNETLKQFDLASASSEIKEIIQFIQTAKKGVVMPEASSKADDEE from the coding sequence ATGATTCATCCCACCGCACACGTTCATCCCAAGGCCAAACTTGCAAGCAACGTTCAAATTGGCCCGGGCGTTATTATCGATGAACACGTTACTATCGGAGAAAATTGCGAGATTCGTGCTCATGCTGTCATTACAGGTCACACAACAATTGGAAATCATAATCAAATTGGTTATGGAGCGATTATTGGCGCTGAACCTCAAGATCACGCTTTCGATTTTAAAACGATTAGCTACGTGCGAATGGGCGATCACAACATAATTCGCGAATATGCCACTATCCATCGCGGCACCCAACCCGAAACAGCTACAGAAATCGGGAATCACTGCTTTTTAATGGGCAGCTCTCATCTGGCTCATAATTGCAAAGTTAAAGATGGCGCCATTCTCGCGAACCACGCTTTATGCGCGGGTTATGTCGAAATCGGCGAAAAAGCTTTCATTTCTGGCAACACCGTGATTCATCAATTCTGTCGCGTGGGTCGTATGGGCATGCTGCGCGGCGGAGGACGCATCAGCAAAGATATTCCTCCTTTCATGATCGGCGATGCGACAAATCGTTTGATGGGTTTAAATAGCGTCGCTCTTAAACGCGCACAATTTTCTTTAGAAACCCGCATGGCGTTAAAACGTCTTTATCATGAGCTGTTTCTTTCTGAAAAAAATCTCAACGAAACTTTGAAACAATTTGACCTTGCATCCGCTTCTTCAGAAATCAAAGAAATCATTCAATTCATTCAAACCGCAAAAAAAGGCGTTGTGATGCCTGAAGCCAGCTCAAAAGCTGACGATGAAGAATGA
- the radC gene encoding DNA repair protein RadC encodes MSMLKIRELPSAERPRERLQNQGPSALRESELLAILLRTGTTGISSVQLGETLLKKFHSLDGLAQASLRDLAQIKGVGMTKAIQLKAAFEMGSRLRRQLVQQQKIETPEAVYELLGEELKTLQYESVRVILLNAKRLLISIEEISRGLLDQTLAHPREVFSSAIARRAHAIILVHNHPSGDPSPSTADMQMTQTLLEASKILEIALFDHVIIGKRTSEFPEGWFSFRAANRL; translated from the coding sequence TTGAGCATGCTCAAAATTCGTGAACTGCCCTCCGCAGAAAGACCTCGCGAACGATTGCAGAATCAAGGCCCTTCAGCGTTGCGAGAATCGGAATTGCTAGCGATTCTCTTGCGCACGGGCACTACGGGCATTTCCTCTGTGCAGTTGGGTGAAACATTACTCAAAAAATTTCATAGTCTCGATGGTCTAGCCCAAGCTTCCTTGCGAGATTTGGCGCAAATCAAAGGCGTAGGAATGACTAAAGCTATCCAACTCAAAGCGGCTTTTGAAATGGGTTCTCGCTTACGCCGTCAACTGGTTCAACAACAAAAGATTGAAACGCCTGAAGCGGTTTACGAGCTTTTGGGTGAGGAATTAAAAACGTTGCAATATGAAAGTGTGCGCGTGATTTTGCTCAATGCTAAACGTTTGCTCATTAGCATCGAAGAAATTTCACGAGGCTTGCTCGATCAAACTCTTGCTCATCCTCGCGAAGTTTTTTCATCGGCTATCGCACGCCGCGCTCATGCTATTATCTTGGTCCACAACCATCCTTCCGGCGACCCCTCCCCTTCCACAGCCGATATGCAAATGACCCAAACCTTGCTTGAAGCTTCCAAAATCTTAGAAATTGCCTTATTCGATCACGTGATCATTGGAAAAAGAACCTCGGAATTTCCTGAAGGTTGGTTTAGTTTCCGAGCAGCAAACCGTTTATGA
- a CDS encoding phospho-sugar mutase: MITLEQLSTHIASGQLFETAAKNFLEAYHLTLPNSWQRAALQELWDEKQLTEINDRFYKTLSFGTGGLRGRTIGKYVTRAERGTPNELDRPEHACLGSNAMNDANVERAARGLCRYLKKIFRKHPSPSLVIAHDTRHFSRDFAQLVAQVATNEGINAWLFAEDRSTPQLSFTIRYLNAQAGVMITASHNPPYDNGFKAYFDDGAQLVEPHASAIIHEVNQIQATGELEPRYGATIQMLNPETDKAYLRALRTLVLDQETLETQASNLKIVYTPLHGTGAHAIVPTLKKYKIKPLLVRKQLSADGRFPTVASPNPENSEALTLAIKKAQKDKADIVIATDPDCDRMGVAIRNSQDDYELITGNQIGSILAYYRTTTLFQQGILTSQNATHACLIKTFVTTELQTAIAKKFGLKLVNTLTGFKYIGEKLRDYEQQLVEQGFNEKHYRSYSEEEKRNAHLKKGCYFVFGGEESYGYSGGDYVRDKDANAAALMFVEAAAHARSQNQTLLEYLDQIYSELGFFYEKLGQFLLEGAEGAVKIQGILKSFEQNPSKNYLGHAVVEKMNFAKENLVDVDGKPIPKELMLLFKLDNGAQIIVRGSGTEPKIKFYLSAHQLPPDRKSFTPETLLQAKQHVQQFIIQLWDAVQEDVHIRLQSLATNP, translated from the coding sequence ATGATTACCTTAGAACAACTTTCTACCCATATCGCGTCAGGACAACTTTTTGAAACGGCAGCCAAAAACTTTCTCGAAGCCTATCATTTAACCCTTCCCAACTCCTGGCAACGCGCGGCTTTACAAGAATTATGGGATGAGAAACAACTTACCGAAATCAACGATCGTTTTTATAAAACCTTAAGCTTTGGCACCGGCGGTCTACGCGGACGCACGATAGGTAAATATGTCACCCGCGCCGAACGAGGCACCCCTAACGAACTGGATCGACCCGAGCATGCCTGCCTCGGTTCCAATGCCATGAACGATGCCAATGTCGAACGCGCTGCGCGTGGACTCTGCCGTTATCTTAAGAAAATTTTTCGCAAACATCCCTCACCCAGTCTCGTCATCGCGCATGACACCCGACATTTTTCCCGAGATTTTGCCCAACTCGTCGCACAAGTCGCCACCAACGAAGGCATCAACGCTTGGCTCTTTGCCGAAGACCGTTCCACCCCTCAACTTTCCTTTACCATTCGCTATCTCAATGCCCAAGCTGGCGTCATGATTACCGCCAGCCACAATCCTCCTTACGACAACGGTTTCAAAGCCTATTTCGACGATGGCGCGCAACTCGTCGAACCGCACGCCTCGGCAATCATTCACGAAGTCAACCAGATCCAAGCTACCGGAGAACTCGAACCACGCTACGGCGCCACTATCCAAATGCTTAATCCAGAAACCGATAAAGCTTACTTGCGAGCCTTGAGAACTTTAGTTCTTGACCAGGAAACCTTAGAAACACAGGCCTCGAATCTTAAAATCGTTTACACACCGCTCCACGGCACAGGCGCACATGCGATCGTTCCCACCTTAAAAAAATACAAAATTAAACCCCTACTCGTTAGAAAACAACTCAGCGCTGATGGCCGTTTCCCCACTGTCGCATCGCCCAATCCAGAAAATAGCGAAGCGCTCACTCTCGCCATAAAAAAAGCTCAAAAAGATAAAGCCGACATCGTGATTGCTACCGATCCCGATTGCGACCGTATGGGTGTTGCCATTCGTAACTCGCAAGACGATTACGAACTTATTACTGGAAACCAAATCGGTTCCATTTTAGCTTATTACCGCACCACCACACTTTTCCAGCAAGGCATTCTCACCTCACAAAATGCAACCCATGCCTGTCTCATCAAAACCTTCGTCACCACCGAACTGCAAACAGCTATCGCTAAAAAATTTGGACTAAAACTAGTCAACACCCTAACCGGTTTCAAATATATTGGAGAAAAACTGCGCGACTACGAACAACAACTCGTCGAGCAAGGATTCAATGAAAAACATTATCGCTCCTATTCTGAAGAAGAAAAGCGCAACGCCCATTTGAAAAAAGGGTGCTACTTCGTATTTGGTGGCGAAGAAAGTTACGGCTACAGCGGCGGAGATTATGTTCGCGATAAAGATGCCAACGCAGCCGCACTTATGTTCGTGGAAGCCGCGGCTCATGCCCGCTCACAAAATCAAACCCTGCTCGAGTATCTGGACCAAATTTATTCGGAACTCGGCTTCTTCTATGAAAAATTGGGACAATTTCTTCTCGAAGGCGCTGAAGGCGCAGTCAAAATTCAAGGCATTTTAAAATCTTTTGAACAAAATCCATCTAAGAACTATTTAGGCCACGCCGTCGTAGAAAAAATGAATTTTGCTAAAGAAAATCTAGTTGATGTAGATGGCAAACCGATTCCCAAAGAACTCATGCTTCTCTTTAAATTGGATAATGGCGCGCAAATTATCGTGCGCGGATCAGGCACGGAACCAAAAATTAAATTTTACCTCTCCGCGCATCAACTTCCGCCTGATCGCAAATCGTTCACACCGGAAACTCTTCTCCAAGCCAAACAACACGTCCAACAATTCATCATTCAACTCTGGGATGCGGTTCAGGAAGATGTTCATATTCGATTACAGTCTTTAGCCACTAACCCATAA